The proteins below are encoded in one region of Enhydrobacter sp.:
- a CDS encoding 2-hydroxychromene-2-carboxylate isomerase, with amino-acid sequence MPKVEFLFDFGSPNAYLSHLVIPVIEKRQGVRFDYVPVLLGGIFKLTNNRSPAESNAGIRNKPEYQQLETERFIRQHGITRYKMNPHFPVNTLAIMRGAVAARKLGIFERYVDEIYRHMWAEPKKLDDPAVLRAALIESDLPADRLFELVQTQEVKDALMAETQRAVERGTFGSPTFFVDGEIYFGKDRLRDVEEAIAASK; translated from the coding sequence ATGCCCAAGGTTGAATTCCTGTTCGATTTCGGCAGCCCCAACGCCTATCTCAGCCACCTCGTCATTCCGGTGATCGAGAAGCGCCAGGGCGTCAGGTTCGACTATGTGCCGGTGCTGCTGGGCGGCATCTTCAAGCTCACCAACAATCGCTCGCCGGCGGAGAGCAATGCCGGCATCAGGAACAAGCCGGAGTACCAGCAGCTCGAAACCGAGCGCTTCATCCGGCAGCATGGCATCACGCGCTACAAGATGAACCCGCACTTCCCGGTGAACACGCTGGCGATCATGCGCGGCGCCGTTGCAGCGAGGAAGCTCGGCATCTTCGAGCGCTACGTCGACGAGATCTACCGGCACATGTGGGCGGAGCCCAAGAAGCTCGACGATCCCGCTGTCCTGCGGGCAGCGCTGATCGAGTCGGACCTTCCGGCCGACCGGCTGTTCGAGCTGGTGCAGACGCAGGAGGTCAAGGACGCGCTGATGGCCGAGACTCAGCGCGCGGTCGAGCGCGGCACCTTCGGATCACCCACTTTCTTCGTCGACGGCGAGATCTATTTCGGCAAGGACCGGCTGCGCGACGTCGAGGAAGCCATCGCGGCGAGTAAGTAG
- a CDS encoding helix-turn-helix domain-containing protein: MRWSHLEEETCSLARTVSVIGDRWTLLILRDCFLRVRRFEDFQERLGITRPILASRLRKLVKHFVLAKVPYQERPLRHEYRLTQKGRDLYPIILSIVHWGDEHMAGKRGRPLLHQHLTCGKTFDPVMVCSGCGERIDPRQVHVHRGPGAAGSRNVPAGLATDEKKQPRFQGR; encoded by the coding sequence ATGCGCTGGAGCCATCTCGAGGAGGAGACCTGCTCGCTGGCCCGCACCGTGTCGGTGATCGGCGATCGCTGGACCCTGCTGATCCTGCGCGATTGCTTCCTGCGCGTGCGGCGCTTCGAGGATTTCCAGGAAAGGCTCGGCATCACGCGGCCGATCCTGGCGAGCCGGCTGCGCAAGCTCGTGAAGCACTTCGTGCTGGCGAAGGTACCCTACCAGGAGAGACCGTTGCGCCACGAGTATCGCCTGACGCAAAAGGGCCGCGACCTCTATCCGATCATCCTCTCGATCGTTCACTGGGGCGACGAGCACATGGCGGGCAAAAGGGGACGGCCGTTGCTTCATCAGCATCTGACTTGCGGCAAGACCTTCGACCCGGTGATGGTGTGCTCGGGCTGCGGTGAGCGGATCGACCCGCGGCAGGTCCATGTCCATCGCGGGCCCGGGGCGGCCGGCAGCCGCAACGTGCCGGCCGGCCTCGCGACCGACGAGAAGAAACAGCCGCGGTTCCAGGGCCGCTGA
- the dctP gene encoding TRAP transporter substrate-binding protein DctP, with the protein MRRRPFLKAGGLGVALGAIAAPAIAQSAPEIRWRLASSFPKSLDTIYGGGEFLARRIAEATDNKFQIRVFAAGEIVPAFEVLDAVHNKTVELGHTASYYFSSKDPTFTFDSTMPFGFNARQQNAWMRHGGGRELIREFFGKYDVYPIPAGNTGAQMGGWFNKEIRTVDDLKGLKFRIGSVLAGQALARLGVVPQALPGGRIYSAFEKGAIDAAEWVGPYDDEKLGLHRIAKYYYYPGWWEGQAQLVVYVNIAQWESLPKSYRVLLELACSDMTNWMIGKYDAENPAALRRLVAGGTQLRPFPRPVLEACFQAAVELYDDVAGRNAGFKNVYDAWKRFLGDEELWFQVAEHPFDNFMARHTYARKA; encoded by the coding sequence ATGCGACGACGCCCATTCCTGAAAGCCGGCGGACTCGGCGTGGCGCTTGGCGCCATCGCGGCGCCGGCAATTGCACAATCCGCGCCCGAGATAAGGTGGCGCCTCGCGTCGAGCTTCCCCAAGAGCCTGGACACGATCTATGGCGGCGGCGAGTTTCTGGCCCGGCGCATCGCCGAGGCCACCGACAACAAGTTCCAGATCCGCGTCTTTGCCGCAGGGGAGATCGTGCCGGCTTTCGAGGTGCTGGACGCCGTGCATAACAAGACGGTCGAGCTCGGCCATACCGCGAGCTACTACTTCTCCAGCAAGGATCCGACTTTCACATTCGACTCGACTATGCCCTTCGGATTCAACGCACGCCAGCAGAATGCCTGGATGCGGCATGGCGGCGGTCGTGAGCTCATTCGCGAGTTCTTTGGGAAGTATGACGTCTATCCGATCCCGGCCGGCAATACCGGCGCGCAGATGGGCGGATGGTTCAACAAGGAGATCAGAACCGTTGACGATCTCAAAGGCCTCAAGTTCCGCATAGGCAGCGTTCTGGCGGGACAGGCGTTGGCCCGGCTGGGCGTCGTCCCACAGGCGCTCCCGGGCGGCCGCATCTACTCGGCCTTCGAAAAGGGCGCCATCGATGCCGCCGAATGGGTCGGTCCCTACGACGACGAGAAGCTCGGCCTGCACAGAATAGCCAAGTACTACTACTACCCCGGCTGGTGGGAAGGGCAAGCGCAGTTGGTGGTCTACGTCAACATTGCCCAATGGGAGTCGCTGCCCAAAAGCTACCGGGTGCTTCTGGAACTCGCCTGCTCGGACATGACCAACTGGATGATCGGAAAGTACGATGCCGAGAACCCGGCGGCGCTGCGGCGCCTGGTGGCGGGCGGCACTCAGCTCAGGCCGTTCCCGCGGCCGGTGCTCGAGGCCTGCTTCCAGGCCGCAGTCGAGCTGTACGACGACGTCGCTGGCAGGAATGCTGGGTTCAAGAACGTCTACGACGCATGGAAACGGTTTCTCGGCGACGAGGAGCTGTGGTTCCAGGTGGCCGAGCACCCCTTCGACAATTTCATGGCGCGGCACACATACGCCCGGAAAGCGTAG
- a CDS encoding response regulator: MTKILIVEDNEMNRDMLSRRLTRKGYEVIMAEDGERGVITAMSDGPDVILMDMSLPIIDGWEATRRIKASAELRGIPVIALTAHAMDSDRDKALEAGCDDYDTKPIELPRLIEKIERLLAARKQARRRP; encoded by the coding sequence GTGACCAAAATCCTGATCGTCGAGGACAACGAGATGAACCGGGACATGCTGTCTCGGCGCCTGACTCGCAAAGGCTATGAGGTGATCATGGCTGAGGACGGCGAACGCGGCGTCATCACGGCAATGAGCGATGGCCCCGACGTCATTCTCATGGACATGAGCCTGCCGATCATCGACGGCTGGGAGGCGACGCGGCGCATCAAGGCGTCGGCCGAGCTTCGGGGCATTCCCGTCATCGCCCTCACCGCCCATGCCATGGACAGCGACCGCGACAAGGCGCTGGAAGCCGGATGCGACGACTACGATACAAAGCCCATCGAGTTGCCGCGACTGATCGAGAAGATCGAGCGCCTGCTGGCGGCCCGGAAGCAGGCACGCCGACGACCATGA
- a CDS encoding amidohydrolase family protein: protein MSYDLVIRNGIVVDGTGARRYRADVAVADGKVADIGKVTEGARRTIDADGLVVAPGFVDPHTHYDAQICWDGAVTPSSWHGVTSVVMGNCGVGIAPCRPAAREIAMRDLVSVEGIPFDVLNKGITWDWETFPQFMDAAAARRPSLNLAFIAPLTPFRHYVMGEASMERAADAEETAKIAALIAEAVDVGALGFSSTTLNQHMGFEGKPLACRNASREELKAYANVLKARGKGAIEIALTRQVGVLEEDQCELLDFLLDESGRPVTFIALFDRDDIPEAVRNTLRLAAPMIAKGARPQTSPLPLTREVNMDNPFSFAAFPSWKRVFADTSKAAQKAVYADPAFRNQFREDLKNPTGFSNWGRVVVHAVRNPALKHLEDKSIAQIGQEQGKDGVDAFLDTVLADNLDCELTMASWNTREDRMRELLNNKAILMALGDGGAHVDMLCDSGYPTYLLGTWVREKEAITLEEGVRKLTSDPADLFGLKDRGRLAKGAPADIAIFDPARIGSNNHGERRYDLPGGAKRIVMPSRGVEYTLVNGAVTWEQGRLTEAKAGKVLRG from the coding sequence ATGAGCTACGATCTCGTGATCAGGAACGGCATCGTGGTCGATGGTACCGGCGCCAGGAGGTACCGGGCCGACGTGGCGGTCGCCGATGGCAAGGTGGCCGACATCGGCAAGGTCACCGAAGGCGCCAGGCGCACCATCGATGCCGACGGTCTGGTCGTGGCGCCGGGCTTCGTCGATCCCCACACGCATTACGATGCGCAGATCTGCTGGGACGGCGCGGTGACGCCCTCGTCCTGGCACGGTGTCACCAGCGTGGTGATGGGCAATTGCGGCGTCGGCATCGCGCCCTGCCGGCCCGCGGCGCGCGAGATCGCCATGCGCGACCTGGTGAGTGTCGAAGGCATTCCGTTCGACGTGCTGAACAAGGGCATCACCTGGGATTGGGAGACTTTTCCGCAGTTCATGGATGCGGCCGCCGCCCGCCGGCCATCGCTCAATCTCGCCTTCATCGCGCCGCTCACGCCGTTCCGTCATTACGTGATGGGTGAGGCGTCGATGGAGCGGGCGGCCGACGCGGAGGAGACGGCGAAGATCGCGGCCCTGATCGCCGAGGCCGTCGATGTCGGCGCGCTGGGCTTCTCGTCGACGACGCTCAACCAGCATATGGGCTTCGAGGGCAAGCCGCTCGCCTGCCGCAACGCCAGCCGCGAGGAGCTGAAGGCCTATGCCAACGTCCTGAAGGCGCGCGGCAAGGGCGCGATCGAGATCGCGCTCACGCGCCAGGTCGGCGTGCTGGAGGAGGACCAGTGCGAGCTGCTGGACTTCCTGCTCGACGAGAGCGGCCGGCCGGTGACCTTCATCGCCCTGTTCGACCGCGACGACATCCCGGAGGCGGTGCGCAACACGCTGCGGCTCGCCGCGCCGATGATTGCCAAGGGCGCCCGGCCGCAGACCTCGCCGCTGCCGCTCACGCGCGAAGTCAACATGGACAATCCCTTCTCCTTCGCCGCCTTCCCCTCCTGGAAGCGGGTGTTCGCCGACACCTCGAAGGCGGCGCAGAAGGCCGTCTACGCCGATCCGGCGTTCCGCAACCAGTTCCGCGAGGACCTCAAGAATCCGACCGGCTTCAGCAACTGGGGCCGGGTTGTCGTGCACGCCGTGCGCAACCCGGCGCTGAAGCATCTCGAGGACAAGTCGATCGCCCAGATCGGCCAGGAGCAGGGCAAGGACGGCGTCGATGCCTTCCTCGACACGGTGCTGGCCGACAACCTCGATTGCGAGCTCACCATGGCCTCGTGGAACACGCGCGAGGATCGCATGCGCGAGCTCCTGAACAACAAGGCGATCCTGATGGCGCTGGGCGACGGCGGCGCGCATGTCGACATGCTGTGCGACTCGGGCTACCCGACCTACCTGCTCGGCACGTGGGTGCGCGAGAAGGAGGCGATCACGCTGGAGGAGGGCGTGCGCAAGCTCACCTCCGACCCGGCCGACCTGTTCGGCCTGAAGGACCGCGGCCGCCTCGCCAAGGGCGCACCGGCCGATATCGCGATCTTCGATCCCGCGCGCATCGGCTCCAACAACCACGGCGAGCGCCGCTACGATCTCCCCGGCGGCGCCAAGCGCATCGTGATGCCGTCGAGAGGCGTCGAGTACACCCTGGTCAACGGCGCGGTCACCTGGGAGCAGGGCAGGCTCACCGAGGCGAAGGCGGGGAAAGTGTTGAGAGGATAG
- a CDS encoding adenylate/guanylate cyclase domain-containing protein: MDPPDVTDSSSEDDRRARRAWLWHVRQELIAPVHAIVGYAEIAYEEARRRTLDDPVRDIELILAAARTLVDRVTRLLSWHDARRAASQPDAANEEHTLHHELRTPLNAIIGYGEMLIEGLADTDFTDLRSDIAKLHASARELLSHLDAVIRFPSTRSRTAADAEPLAMPLAGHDPLRDVLLPAGGSPDCGGAGHVLVVDDIEANRDVLSRRLIREGYRVAMADGGRQALETLAGEDFDLVLLDLMMPDLDGLEVLVRMKADERLRRVPVIMISALDEAEGAIRCIEAGAEDYLTKPFDPVLLRARINASLGKKRWRDQERQYLTRLEEEAARFERLLLSILPKPVIDRLGQGEVLIADGVDEATVLFSDLVGFTARSAAATPAEVVQYLNRLFSEFDALAAALGVEKVKTIGDAYVVAAGIPQPREDHCEAVVQMALGMLTKLEQVNDELGWSLEMRIGIHSGPVVAGVIGKHRFAYDIWGDTVNVANRLEGGSLPNRIQVSETVVEQLGDRYEIEPRGAVDLKGKGSVRTYFVIRSR, from the coding sequence ATGGACCCGCCTGACGTGACGGACTCGTCCTCGGAAGACGATCGACGCGCTCGAAGAGCCTGGCTCTGGCATGTTCGACAGGAGCTGATCGCGCCCGTCCACGCGATCGTCGGGTACGCCGAGATCGCCTATGAGGAGGCGCGTCGGCGGACACTGGATGATCCCGTCCGGGACATCGAGCTGATCTTGGCAGCGGCGCGAACGCTTGTGGACAGGGTCACGCGGTTGCTGTCCTGGCACGACGCTCGCCGGGCCGCTTCGCAGCCCGACGCCGCGAACGAAGAGCATACCCTGCATCACGAGCTGCGCACGCCGCTCAATGCCATCATCGGTTATGGCGAGATGCTGATCGAGGGTCTCGCCGACACGGACTTCACCGATCTGCGATCGGACATTGCAAAGCTGCACGCGAGCGCGCGCGAACTGCTGTCTCATTTGGATGCCGTCATCCGCTTTCCCTCGACGCGAAGCCGGACCGCGGCCGATGCAGAACCTCTGGCGATGCCCCTTGCCGGCCATGATCCTCTTCGGGATGTCTTGCTGCCGGCCGGGGGGTCGCCCGACTGCGGGGGTGCCGGTCATGTTTTGGTAGTCGACGATATTGAAGCCAATCGTGACGTCTTGTCTCGACGGCTGATCCGCGAGGGCTATCGGGTCGCCATGGCCGATGGCGGGCGCCAGGCGCTCGAGACACTTGCAGGCGAGGACTTCGACCTTGTCCTTCTCGACCTGATGATGCCGGATCTCGACGGCCTGGAGGTGCTCGTCCGGATGAAGGCCGACGAGAGGCTGCGGCGGGTGCCAGTCATCATGATATCTGCCCTCGACGAAGCCGAAGGCGCCATCCGGTGCATAGAAGCCGGTGCCGAAGACTATCTGACCAAGCCCTTCGATCCTGTCCTGTTGCGCGCGCGCATCAACGCTTCCCTTGGCAAGAAGCGCTGGCGCGATCAGGAGCGGCAGTACCTGACGCGGCTCGAGGAGGAGGCGGCCAGGTTCGAGCGTCTCTTGCTCAGCATCCTGCCGAAGCCAGTCATCGATCGTCTGGGGCAGGGCGAGGTGCTGATCGCCGACGGTGTCGATGAGGCGACGGTGCTCTTTTCCGACCTCGTCGGGTTCACGGCGCGCTCTGCGGCGGCCACTCCTGCCGAGGTCGTTCAGTACCTGAACCGGCTGTTTTCCGAGTTCGACGCGCTTGCCGCCGCGCTGGGTGTCGAGAAGGTCAAGACAATCGGCGATGCCTATGTGGTGGCGGCCGGCATTCCGCAGCCGCGCGAGGATCACTGTGAAGCCGTCGTGCAAATGGCGTTGGGCATGCTGACGAAGCTTGAGCAGGTGAACGACGAGCTTGGCTGGTCGCTCGAGATGCGAATCGGCATCCATTCGGGACCCGTGGTCGCCGGGGTCATCGGCAAGCATCGCTTCGCCTACGACATTTGGGGCGACACGGTGAATGTTGCAAACCGCCTCGAAGGCGGTTCGTTGCCCAATCGGATCCAGGTCTCGGAGACGGTGGTCGAGCAGTTGGGCGACCGATATGAGATCGAGCCGCGCGGCGCTGTCGACCTTAAGGGAAAAGGATCGGTCCGGACCTACTTTGTGATTCGGTCTCGGTGA
- a CDS encoding response regulator produces the protein MNGSTPAARNVAFGLRGRLLLAFAVISLFVVIAAAVGLYSLHIVERALNQVTVKAVPPSLAAAELSRQTESIVAAATEVPNATSEQEVDSRSAETLNGLASASNELVVLSLADLDVDMLNEIKDIFEELGDNVSDIRSATLARLSVEDQKKKLTDEIFAANRQVADRLAPDLAALRNRVAELQATIAAPDTAAPERHASLQALDRAVAALASLVQIQREAGTAFAFLVRAAQTTDVAQIDDIQQRARTSISTMNELARDAGPDVAAALSEPIDRLRAGVTGDGSIVALRHRELTAYGESRRLIAESEDLSVRLREAVRHVFNRSRDEITAASDTAQSAKTYAETILLAAAALALLSSFFVVWLYVGRNVAARLTQLSSVMLEIAGGKTDTPVATHGTDEIAAMGKAVDVFRRNAIELDRLLAERSETAAQLERRVAERTDELARSVEELRALGEVGRAVGSSLDLDTVLATIVSHAVHLSRGDAGTIYEFDPAAGVFEPRANYGLSRELVEALRQSRIRIGDTVVGRCAAVRAPVEIPDVENEQDYRLRGLLLGAGMRALLAVPLLRDGLIVGALVVRRRSPGRFAQSVVTLLQTFASQSVIAIENARLFQEVRVKGRELEAASQLKSQFLANMSHELRTPLNAIIGYSDMLFEDAQDGGREADAADLQKIQDAGKHLLALIDNILDLSKIEAGKMTLYLEDFEVRPLIESVSGTIAPLAAKNGNRLEVDCSDAVGAMRSDLTKIRQTLLNLLSNACKFTRNGVVTLTARRGSSPDADWIFFDVSDTGIGMTNEQQARLFEAFTQADASTTRAYGGTGLGLAISRSFCRQLGGDITLESEPGKGTVFTARLPALAHAAAAEASPEAANVEGLSADGAPSVLVVDDDPGARDLLRRYLQRAGYAVTLASGGEEALRLARAARPDIVTLDVLMPQMDGWTVLAAMKENPALADVPVIMVSVTDTRELAISQGVSDYLMKPVGREQLLQSLRRCHPQLAERRVLIVEDDAPTRELMRSILEKNCCTVVEAEHGLAGLERLAEARPDVILLDIMMPEMDGFEFIARVRAEPRCQDIPIVVVTAKTLTAEERAQLNSHMQGFVQKGDADGAALLAAIDRLLPQRTPVKERASV, from the coding sequence ATGAACGGTTCGACCCCAGCCGCGCGCAATGTCGCCTTCGGCTTGAGGGGTCGCCTTCTTCTGGCGTTCGCAGTCATCAGCCTGTTCGTCGTCATTGCCGCCGCCGTCGGGCTCTACAGTCTTCACATTGTCGAGCGGGCCCTCAACCAGGTCACGGTCAAGGCTGTACCGCCGTCTTTGGCGGCCGCCGAACTGTCTCGGCAGACCGAGAGCATCGTCGCCGCCGCCACAGAGGTGCCGAACGCCACCAGCGAGCAGGAAGTCGACTCGCGATCGGCCGAGACACTGAACGGGCTGGCGAGCGCCTCGAACGAGCTTGTCGTGCTGTCGCTCGCGGACCTCGACGTCGACATGCTCAACGAGATCAAGGACATATTCGAGGAGCTCGGCGACAACGTGTCGGACATTCGATCGGCCACGCTGGCGCGCCTTTCTGTCGAGGATCAGAAGAAGAAGCTCACCGACGAGATCTTCGCCGCGAACCGGCAGGTCGCCGACCGGCTGGCACCCGACCTTGCCGCTTTGCGCAATCGGGTCGCGGAGCTGCAGGCGACGATTGCGGCGCCCGACACGGCGGCCCCCGAACGTCATGCCAGTCTGCAGGCCCTTGACCGAGCGGTCGCCGCTCTCGCCTCTCTGGTGCAAATCCAGCGCGAAGCCGGCACAGCGTTCGCATTCCTCGTTCGTGCGGCGCAGACCACCGACGTCGCCCAAATCGACGATATTCAGCAACGCGCGCGGACGTCGATCTCGACGATGAACGAGCTCGCCCGGGACGCCGGACCGGATGTCGCTGCGGCACTGTCGGAACCGATCGACCGCCTGCGCGCCGGCGTCACAGGAGACGGCAGCATCGTCGCCCTCCGGCATCGGGAGTTGACTGCGTACGGCGAGAGCAGGCGGCTCATCGCGGAAAGCGAGGATCTGTCCGTGCGTTTGAGGGAGGCGGTCAGGCATGTCTTCAACAGGTCGCGCGACGAGATCACGGCGGCCAGCGATACCGCGCAATCTGCAAAGACCTATGCCGAGACGATCCTTCTCGCCGCGGCAGCGCTCGCCCTGCTAAGCTCCTTTTTCGTTGTCTGGCTCTATGTCGGCCGCAACGTCGCGGCTCGCCTGACACAGCTCAGCAGCGTGATGCTGGAAATCGCCGGAGGCAAGACCGACACGCCCGTCGCCACCCACGGGACGGACGAGATCGCGGCAATGGGCAAGGCGGTCGATGTCTTCCGGCGCAACGCCATCGAGCTGGATCGGCTGCTGGCCGAGCGGTCGGAGACTGCAGCACAGCTTGAGCGGAGAGTGGCGGAGCGCACCGACGAGCTCGCGCGCTCGGTCGAGGAGCTTCGGGCGCTCGGTGAAGTCGGGCGGGCGGTCGGCTCCTCGCTCGACCTCGACACCGTGCTCGCCACCATCGTCAGCCATGCCGTGCACCTGTCGCGCGGCGACGCCGGCACGATCTACGAGTTCGATCCGGCGGCCGGGGTGTTCGAGCCGAGGGCGAACTACGGTCTGAGCCGCGAGCTGGTGGAGGCGCTCAGGCAATCGCGGATTCGCATCGGCGACACAGTGGTTGGTCGCTGCGCGGCGGTGCGCGCGCCGGTCGAGATCCCGGATGTCGAGAACGAGCAGGATTACAGGTTGCGCGGCCTGTTGCTAGGTGCGGGGATGCGTGCCCTTCTCGCGGTGCCGCTGCTGCGTGACGGCTTGATTGTCGGCGCGCTGGTTGTTCGACGCCGCTCGCCGGGCCGGTTCGCGCAATCCGTGGTGACGCTGCTGCAGACATTCGCTTCGCAGTCGGTGATCGCCATCGAGAACGCGCGGCTGTTCCAGGAAGTCCGGGTGAAGGGCCGGGAGCTCGAAGCCGCGAGCCAGCTCAAATCGCAGTTTCTCGCGAACATGTCGCACGAGCTGCGAACCCCGCTCAACGCGATCATCGGCTACAGCGACATGCTTTTCGAGGACGCACAGGACGGCGGCCGCGAAGCCGACGCCGCGGACCTGCAGAAGATCCAGGATGCCGGAAAGCATCTCCTGGCGCTGATCGACAATATTCTCGATCTCTCCAAGATCGAGGCCGGCAAGATGACGCTCTACCTCGAGGACTTCGAGGTCCGTCCCCTTATCGAATCGGTCTCGGGAACGATAGCACCGCTTGCGGCAAAGAATGGCAACCGGCTGGAAGTTGATTGCTCCGACGCCGTCGGCGCAATGCGCAGCGATCTGACCAAGATCCGGCAGACTTTGCTGAATCTGCTCAGCAATGCCTGCAAGTTCACACGGAACGGCGTCGTCACTCTGACGGCCCGTCGCGGGTCGAGCCCGGACGCCGACTGGATTTTCTTCGACGTGAGCGACACCGGGATCGGCATGACGAACGAACAGCAGGCGAGGTTGTTCGAGGCCTTCACCCAGGCCGATGCATCGACGACGCGCGCGTACGGCGGCACCGGCCTCGGCCTCGCCATCAGCCGAAGTTTCTGCCGGCAGTTGGGCGGCGACATCACGCTCGAGAGCGAGCCGGGCAAGGGCACGGTGTTCACCGCCCGGCTCCCGGCCTTGGCGCACGCCGCTGCGGCGGAGGCGTCCCCAGAGGCCGCGAATGTGGAGGGCCTGTCCGCCGACGGCGCGCCCTCTGTCCTCGTGGTCGATGACGATCCAGGCGCACGGGATCTTCTGAGGCGATACCTGCAGCGGGCCGGCTATGCGGTCACCCTGGCGAGCGGCGGCGAGGAAGCGCTGCGGCTTGCCCGCGCCGCAAGACCCGACATCGTGACGCTCGACGTGCTGATGCCACAGATGGACGGTTGGACGGTCCTCGCCGCAATGAAGGAGAATCCGGCGCTCGCCGACGTCCCCGTGATCATGGTGTCGGTTACTGACACCCGGGAGCTCGCGATATCGCAGGGCGTCTCGGACTATCTGATGAAGCCCGTCGGACGGGAGCAACTTCTGCAGAGTCTGCGGCGATGCCACCCGCAATTGGCCGAGCGGCGGGTGCTGATCGTCGAAGACGACGCGCCGACCCGCGAGCTGATGCGGAGCATCCTGGAGAAGAATTGCTGCACCGTCGTCGAAGCCGAACATGGGTTGGCCGGGCTGGAGCGGCTGGCCGAGGCACGCCCCGACGTCATCCTGCTGGACATCATGATGCCGGAAATGGACGGCTTCGAGTTCATCGCGCGGGTCCGCGCGGAGCCACGTTGTCAGGATATCCCGATCGTCGTGGTCACCGCGAAAACTTTGACGGCCGAGGAGCGGGCGCAGCTCAACAGTCACATGCAGGGATTCGTCCAGAAGGGTGACGCCGACGGGGCGGCCCTGTTGGCGGCGATCGATCGGCTTCTTCCCCAACGCACGCCAGTGAAGGAACGCGCGTCTGTGTAA
- a CDS encoding SDR family NAD(P)-dependent oxidoreductase yields the protein MASRQATAAVIGAGDFIGAAIARKFAAEGFIVHAGRRNGDKLAPLVADIEKAGGRISARGLDARKEEDITAFLQEADRTAPLEVCVFNVGANVNFPLTDTTERVFRKVWEMACYSGFLAGREAARLMLPRGKGCIFFTGATASLRGGVGYAAFASAKAGLRAVAQAAARELGPKNIHVAHLVIDSGVDTAWVRERLKEREGAEALANLPPDRLMRPEAVADAYWMLYRQPRDAWSSELEIRPFGEKW from the coding sequence ATGGCATCCAGGCAGGCGACGGCGGCCGTGATCGGCGCCGGGGACTTCATCGGCGCTGCGATCGCGCGCAAGTTCGCGGCGGAGGGCTTCATCGTCCATGCCGGCCGGCGCAACGGCGACAAGCTGGCGCCGCTGGTCGCCGACATCGAGAAGGCGGGCGGCAGGATCTCGGCGCGCGGCCTCGACGCCCGCAAGGAAGAGGACATCACGGCCTTCCTGCAGGAAGCGGACCGGACCGCCCCGCTGGAGGTCTGCGTCTTCAACGTCGGCGCCAACGTGAACTTTCCGCTCACCGACACGACCGAGCGCGTGTTCCGCAAGGTGTGGGAGATGGCCTGCTACTCGGGCTTCCTCGCCGGCCGCGAAGCCGCGCGCCTGATGCTGCCGCGCGGCAAGGGCTGCATCTTCTTCACCGGCGCGACGGCGAGCCTGCGCGGCGGCGTCGGTTACGCGGCCTTCGCCTCGGCCAAGGCCGGCCTGCGTGCGGTCGCCCAGGCCGCGGCCCGCGAGCTCGGACCGAAGAACATCCACGTCGCCCATCTCGTGATCGATTCGGGCGTCGACACCGCCTGGGTGCGCGAGCGCCTCAAGGAGCGCGAGGGCGCCGAGGCGCTGGCGAATCTGCCGCCGGACCGATTGATGCGCCCCGAGGCCGTGGCCGACGCGTACTGGATGCTCTACCGGCAGCCGCGCGACGCCTGGAGTTCCGAGCTCGAGATCCGCCCCTTCGGAGAAAAATGGTGA